One genomic segment of Candidatus Woesearchaeota archaeon includes these proteins:
- a CDS encoding HEPN domain-containing protein yields MQKYELDKYLNSPELISEKISEFIKKEIIKTENRENTEIQGHLLKSERNLKFVNDTIQLDYFDWAITGCYYASYHAALALIMTKGFSCKNHLATILLLIKNFYNKGLNKEDIQSLVTLLDYQDILFYVESKNKREDATYSTKTAYTKQDVEQLRIKSTLFVSKVKDMLKN; encoded by the coding sequence ATGCAAAAATATGAGTTAGACAAATACCTAAACAGCCCTGAATTAATAAGTGAAAAAATCAGCGAATTCATTAAGAAAGAGATTATAAAAACAGAAAACAGAGAGAATACCGAAATCCAAGGGCATTTGTTAAAGTCAGAACGAAATCTAAAGTTTGTAAATGATACTATCCAACTTGATTATTTTGACTGGGCAATAACCGGTTGTTATTATGCGTCATATCATGCTGCATTAGCTTTGATAATGACAAAAGGGTTTTCATGTAAAAATCATTTGGCAACCATTTTACTGTTAATTAAAAACTTTTATAATAAAGGATTAAATAAAGAAGATATTCAATCACTCGTAACTCTTTTAGATTATCAGGACATCTTATTTTATGTTGAATCAAAAAACAAAAGAGAAGATGCAACATATTCAACCAAAACTGCATATACAAAACAAGATGTTGAACAATTAAGAATCAAATCAACATTATTTGTATCAAAAGTAAAAGATATGCTTAAAAATTAA